In a single window of the Paenibacillus sp. MMS20-IR301 genome:
- the xerC gene encoding site-specific integrase, with protein MVGSITTVGTKFRVTFDFGTDSKGKRIRKYTSASSEADARKLLNEFEYNQQRNLLVQTTKMTFSEFLEHWIENYVKYNCEETTIYGYRNIIYKHIIPFLGNFELQKLQPAHIQQSYKYLMDDKLLSPNTVHKHHACIRKALDYGLKQQFVHRNVSDAVTLPKKERFVGQSYTRDQLNILLDRVKDTKLELPVYLAGYLGLRREEIVGLQWKYINFKDRSIQIAEVRTSAGSKEIVKAPKTEQSKRVLI; from the coding sequence ATGGTAGGGAGCATCACCACGGTTGGAACCAAATTTCGGGTTACATTTGATTTTGGTACAGATAGTAAAGGCAAACGAATTAGGAAATATACGTCCGCTTCCTCTGAGGCCGATGCTAGGAAGTTATTGAATGAATTTGAATATAATCAGCAACGTAATTTATTGGTCCAGACGACAAAAATGACCTTCTCCGAATTTCTTGAGCATTGGATAGAGAACTACGTAAAGTATAACTGCGAAGAGACAACCATTTATGGTTACAGAAATATTATCTATAAGCATATTATCCCCTTTTTGGGTAACTTCGAGTTACAAAAGCTGCAACCTGCACACATCCAACAATCTTATAAATATCTAATGGATGACAAGCTACTTTCTCCAAATACTGTACATAAACATCATGCCTGTATTCGTAAAGCGTTGGATTACGGCCTGAAGCAGCAATTTGTGCATCGTAACGTATCGGACGCTGTAACTCTTCCTAAGAAAGAACGGTTTGTAGGCCAGTCTTATACCCGGGATCAATTAAATATTCTGTTAGACAGAGTAAAAGACACCAAGCTTGAATTACCCGTATATCTGGCCGGTTATTTGGGACTTAGACGTGAAGAGATTGTAGGTCTTCAATGGAAGTACATTAACTTCAAGGATAGAAGCATTCAGATAGCAGAGGTTCGTACTAGCGCAGGCAGTAAGGAGATCGTAAAAGCCCCTAAGACGGAACAGAGCAAGCGTGTGCTTATATGA
- a CDS encoding helix-turn-helix domain-containing protein translates to MFKKWYCHNKADVQRDFQKYMEQYAPDPEDLKSELYKQMHNLCIRFQQALENCSLPILTDDWWYYDYALTNDGIDLRLYYCEEFNLDEGGELESSTSTEEFTLLSVKCDYFTVDQFAKLNDVSDITVRQWIRRGKLRTARKVGRDWLIPVIAPKPTRGFRAASYQWERLPVELSDSFPFLEGYDYIYIFKNKEVRNQFEGILGYPGQSNRMKIVLSTKDREKLELALISSGTVSVEEF, encoded by the coding sequence TTGTTTAAGAAATGGTATTGTCATAACAAAGCGGACGTTCAAAGAGATTTCCAAAAGTACATGGAACAATATGCACCAGACCCCGAAGATTTGAAATCAGAGTTATATAAACAAATGCATAACTTATGTATAAGGTTTCAACAAGCACTTGAAAATTGTAGTCTCCCAATATTAACAGATGACTGGTGGTATTACGACTACGCTCTGACCAATGATGGTATAGATCTAAGACTTTATTATTGTGAGGAATTTAACCTTGATGAAGGCGGGGAGCTAGAGTCCTCTACATCCACAGAGGAGTTTACCCTGCTAAGTGTCAAATGTGATTACTTTACAGTAGATCAATTTGCTAAGCTTAATGATGTATCTGATATTACGGTGCGTCAATGGATTCGTAGGGGCAAACTACGGACAGCAAGAAAAGTTGGAAGGGATTGGCTTATTCCAGTCATCGCGCCTAAACCTACAAGAGGGTTTAGAGCGGCATCTTACCAGTGGGAGAGGCTTCCTGTAGAGCTATCAGATTCGTTCCCGTTTCTTGAGGGATATGATTATATCTATATTTTCAAGAATAAGGAAGTGAGAAATCAGTTTGAGGGTATCTTGGGTTATCCAGGACAAAGCAATAGAATGAAGATTGTTTTATCTACTAAGGATAGAGAAAAGCTGGAGTTGGCGCTCATTAGCAGTGGTACTGTGAGTGTAGAGGAGTTCTGA